The proteins below are encoded in one region of Styela clava chromosome 4, kaStyClav1.hap1.2, whole genome shotgun sequence:
- the LOC144422136 gene encoding uncharacterized protein LOC144422136: MVGISQITKTTEITAEEIGQIIIPQRDEQQNSHNVKQQHEAANAPPDNTAEGVDAMNLSQRNSEAPQRDDLRAQENSRNSSRELDQLRPRSSLNTAAGGNNPLRISKLRMISSKLLDKSKYEEAVGILEELATLLNPQDFDTTLMLAECFLHLRKRNEAEKAIDNLRNILTSSTANADDVKAFATFLISNSAYIRAIILLGIASDMYKIRAKSSNELMNWIEPCIREISNVLNKKGSGRSINIRVDYGIKCMKEISNKIFTDEFEQQFHVKASEYKIYGKLLHNIGVAYQNRRNYAVARSYFTKAIEAKQYATDYENETKKKKSINKSKKTRAQCN, translated from the exons ATGGTTGGAATAAGCCAAAT AACAAAGACAACTGAGATTACCGCAGAGGAGATTGGACAGATAATTATTCCACAGAGAGATGAACAACAGAATTCCCACAATGTCAAGCAACAACATGAAGCTGCCAACGCTCCACCAGATAATACTGCTGAAGGTGTCGACGCCATGAATTTGTCGCAAAGAAATTCCGAAGCTCCTCAAAGAG ATGATCTCAGAGCCCAAGAAAATTCAAGAAATTCTTCAAGAGAATTAGATCAACTAAGACCGCGGTCATCTCTCAACACTGCAGCAGGTGGAAATAACCCTTTGAGAATTTCAAAGCTGCGAA TGATATCCTCCAAGTTATTGGACAAGTCTAAATATGAAGAGGCAGTTGGGATCTTAGAGGAACTGGCAACCCTACTAAACCCCCAAGATTTTGACACGACTCTTATGCTGGCCGAATGTTTTCTACATCTTCGCAAGCGGAACGAAGCGGAAAAGGCAATCGACAATCTCAGAAATATTTTGACGTCATCGACGGCCAATGCTGATGACGTCAAAGCTTTTGCCACGTTTTTGATTTCGAATTCCGCTTACATTCGCGCTATAATATTGCTTGGAATAGCAAGTGATATGTACAAGATCCGCGCAAAATCGTCCAATGAGCTTATGAATTGGATCGAACCTTGTATAAGGGAAATTTCTAATGTGCTAAACAAAAAAGGCAGTGGTCGATCTATAAATATAAGAGTAGATTACGGCATAAAATGCATGAAAGAAAtaagcaataaaatatttaccgaCGAATTTGAGCAGCAGTTTCATGTGAAAGCTTCAGAGTATAAAATCTACGGTAAATTGCTGCATAATATCGGTGTAGCGTATCAAAACCGAAGGAATTATGCAGTAGCAAGATCTTATTTTACCAAAGCCATTGAAGCTAAACAGTATGCTACCGACTATGAGAATGAAACTAAGAAAAAGAAATCAATTAACAAGTCAAAAAAGACTCGCGCACAATGTAACTGA